A single Aspergillus chevalieri M1 DNA, chromosome 3, nearly complete sequence DNA region contains:
- a CDS encoding uncharacterized protein (COG:G;~EggNog:ENOG410PH0T;~InterPro:IPR020846,IPR011701,IPR036259;~PFAM:PF07690;~SMCOG1005:Drug resistance transporter, EmrB/QacA;~TransMembrane:13 (o36-54i61-78o90-107i114-135o141-165i177-197o217-242i249-282o302-321i328-346o358-378i390-413o466-483i);~antiSMASH:Cluster_3.2;~go_function: GO:0022857 - transmembrane transporter activity [Evidence IEA];~go_process: GO:0055085 - transmembrane transport [Evidence IEA]): MGSTDLEALQNSDTVNCQGSNAESSGKLPVAHLTHLSGWKLWITIFCLCLGLLLSALETSIIATSLVSITSTFLVIFARMSDLFGRKPTLISALSLFTTFSLACGLARSMEMLIIFRAFQGIGGAGLYSLAISVIAEVTPIQHAGLAVGMMSSVFAVASLLGPILGGAITSHTTWRWVFYLNLPPGVIISILVIAFFPRNAGPLPITWTTIQGIDFIGIAASLAGSVLLIFALESGGTFYAWNSGTVVACFVVAALCFIGFGLAILTAFLTGFPFMMTLIFLPQRLQLQNGLSPVQAGVDMLALLLLSAFGSFLAGMLISIFGIGWHVLVASLFLQIIGLSLMTTLPTTSGPVPSAQFGYQVILGLGFGLALSSLAMTARVGMKEQDISICMGSITQVRVLGGVIGIALGQAITTSRLKSELLPVIGASKLTELLSSTEAVKAFPAAEAALVKECYGRAFALQDKIMIAFTAVSVIAMMGAYVKDTRSPKDQAAQQSHSSSMESAIISSSPPRIEMSLGNPTEASLSQEFEKATIGTFIWGKRLSQASTPREPQTGSSMWSTIFSPRGPQIGMAFGNYTEDSLTSQFERATRHFV; the protein is encoded by the exons ATGGGCTCTACGGATCTGGAAGCCCTTCAAAATTCAGATACAGTCAATTGCCAGGGCAGCAATGCAGAAAGCAGTGGGAAACTGCCCGTCGCCCACCTGACGCATCTCAGCGGATGGAAACTATGGATCACGATCTTCTG CCTCTGTCTCGGGCTTCTTTTGTCTGCCCTCGAGACTAGTATTATTGCTACATCACTGGTCTCGATCACGTCAA CCTTCTTGGTCATTTTCGCTCGAATGAGTGACCTGTTTGGCCGGAAACCGACCTTGATTTCTGCGCTCAGTTTGTTCACGACCTTTTCCCTCGCCTGCGGACTGGCGCGTTCAATGGAGATGCT TATCATTTTCCGCGCTTTCCAGGGCATCGGCGGGGCAGGACTATACAGTCTTGCTATTTCCGTAATCGCAGAAGTGACTCCAATACAGCACGCTGGTTTAGCAGTTGGAATGATGAGCTCTGTATTTGCGGTGGCCAGCTTATTGGGTCCCATCCTGGGGGGTGCTATCACCAGTCATACCACCTGGAGATGGGTATTTTACCTCAACCTTCCCCCGGGAGTCATCATCTCGATCCTTGTCATAGCCTTCTTTCCTCGCAATGCAGGACCGCTGCCAATAACATGGACAACCATCCAGGGTATTGATTTTATCGGGATTGCCGCCTCTCTGGCCGGGTCTGTTCTGCTAATCTTTGCGCTTGAATCGGGAGGAACCTTTTACGCATGGAACAGTGGCACCGTTGTGGCATGTTTTGTTGTCGCGGCGCTCTGCTTCATTGGATTCG GGCTTGCAATTCT GACGGCCTTTCTAACCGGGTTTCCCTTCATGATGACCCTCATCTTTCTTCCGCAGCGATTGCAGCTACAGAATGGGCTCAGTCCGGTCCAAGCCGGTGTAGACATGTTAGCGCTGCTCTTGCTATCAGCATTTGGCTCCTTCCTGGCTGGCATGCTTATCAGTATATTTGGGATTGGCTGGCATGTCCTGGTCGCATCACTTTTCTTGCAGATCATTGGGCTAAGCTTGATGACGACGCTCCCTACCACGTCCGGTCCAGTCCCATCTGCGCAGTTTGGGTACCAGGTGATCCTGGGACTGGGTTTTGGCCTGGCACTTAGTAGCCTGGCTATGACCGCGCGTGTCGGTATGAAGGAGCAGGACATCA GTATCTGCATGGGTTCCATCACTCAAGTTCGTGTCCTCGGGGGCGTGATCGGTATTGCCCTCGGGCAAGCAATCACCACATCACGTTTGAAGTCCGAACTACTCCCTGTAATTGGGGCCAGCAAACTGACCGAATTACTGAGCTCCACTGAGGCCGTCAAGGCCTTCCCAGCGGCAGAAGCAGCGCTAGTGAAAGAATGCTACGGACGGGCCTTTGCGCTCCAAGATAAAATCATGATCGCATTTACTGCGGTCAGCGTGATAGCCATGATGGGAGCATATGTCAAGGACACCCGGTCACCCAAGGATCAAGCTGCGCAACAATCGCACTCATCGTCGATGGAAAGTGCAATTATCAGCTCGAGCCCTCCGCGGATCGAGATGAGTTTGGGAAATCCTACCGAGGCCAGTCTGTCACAAGAATTCGAGAAGGCTACGATAGGGACGTTCATTTGGGGCAAAAGGCTAAGCCAGGCGAGCACCCCGAGGGAGCCCCAGACGGGCTCGTCCATGTGGAGTACAATATTTAGTCCTCGTGGACCGCAGATCGGGATGGCTTTTGGAAATTATACGGAGGACAGTTTAACATCACAATTTGAGCGGGCGACGAGGCATTTTGTATGA
- a CDS encoding RTA1 domain-containing protein (COG:S;~EggNog:ENOG410PHV1;~InterPro:IPR007568;~PFAM:PF04479;~TransMembrane:7 (o38-58i65-85o97-118i138-156o176-194i215-235o255-274i);~antiSMASH:Cluster_3.2;~go_component: GO:0016021 - integral component of membrane [Evidence IEA]) has protein sequence MSSPPGLPPYIVTFGPQANCTLEICPIQYSLYGYRPSLAANSSFIGLFGLAGLVHIWLGIQSKTWFFMGAMSVGCVSALLGYVGRVMMYYNPFNFDAFMLQIILVTTTPIYFCAAIYVTLAFTINEFSPSLARFRPRYIYWVFINCDVVSLVLQAAGGGLSTSTSGKSQIGVDLALAGLAFQVFTICIFCALLGDYLFRYSRSGLLAANPLHSRFLIFFAFLVITILMITIRCVYRLAELHAGYSGGLIRDETLFIWFEGFLILASVYSMMLGHPGLVFQIRKKEGAGPQRPQAAEL, from the exons ATGTCTTCGCCGCCGGGACTGCCCCCGTACATTGTCACCTTCGGTCCCCAGGCTAACTGCACGCTGGAGATATGTCCGATCCAGTATTCCCTTTACGGATATCGTCCCAGCCTGGCCGCCAATAGTAGCTTTATTGGGCTATTTGGCTTGGCAGGACTGGTACACATCTGGCTGGGGATCCAATCGAAGACTTGGTTCTTCATGGGCGCCATGTCGGTCGGCTGTGTGAGTGCGCTGCTCGGATATGTTGGTCGGGTGATGATGTACTATAACCCGTTCAACTTTGATGCTTTTATGCTCCAGATCA TCCTCGTGACAACCACCCCGATCTATTTCTGTGCCGCGATATACGTGACTCTCGCGTTCACCATTAATGAATTTTCACCGAGCCTGGCGCGCTTCCGACCTAGATACATCTATTGGGTCTTCATCAACTGCGACGTTGTCTCTCTCGTCCTCCAAGCGGCCGGGGGTGGCCTATCCACCTCGACGAGCGGCAAGAGTCAAATTGGCGTCGACCTTGCCCTCGCCGGTCTTGCCTTTCAAGTATTCACTATCTGCATCTTCTGTGCCTTGCTGGGCGACTATCTATTTCGGTATTCCCGGTCGGGCCTCCTGGCAGCCAACCCTCTCCACAGCCGGTTcttgatcttcttcgcctttcTCGTTATCACCATCCTGATGATCACCATCCGATGCGTCTACCGGCTGGCCGAGTTACATGCCGGGTATAGTGGGGGCTTGATTCGAGACGAGACACTGTTCATCTGGTTTGAGGGATT CTTGATCCTCGCATCGGTGTATTCGATGATGCTGGGCCACCCGGGACTGGTGTTCCAGATACGTAAGAAAGAAGGGGCAGGGCCGCAACGTCCTCAGGCGGCTGAGTTGTGA
- a CDS encoding uncharacterized protein (COG:Q;~EggNog:ENOG410PW4T;~InterPro:IPR001128,IPR017972,IPR002401,IPR036396;~PFAM:PF00067;~SMCOG1034:cytochrome P450;~TransMembrane:1 (o12-34i);~antiSMASH:Cluster_3.2;~go_function: GO:0005506 - iron ion binding [Evidence IEA];~go_function: GO:0016705 - oxidoreductase activity, acting on paired donors, with incorporation or reduction of molecular oxygen [Evidence IEA];~go_function: GO:0020037 - heme binding [Evidence IEA];~go_process: GO:0055114 - oxidation-reduction process [Evidence IEA]): MLLLQYATSGWLVATAVLSLSLYSVALVVYRLFFSPIRRFPGPRLAAATFWYEFYYDVVLGGQYTFHIAHLHEKCGPVVRINPHELHVHEFDFYNQLYTAGGRTRHKWYWASRAFGADFSTFATERHEDHRMRRSALNPSFSTAQVRKLEPLIQSRVYSVMRRVRQFKEDGSVLPLDVMFGAFSAGRLESTDLARAMTDNPNKDVITEYAFRRPGRKLEAPDFDDDFHTACINGGKQLFLTRQFPWLLKVIRTIPPHMTLKFNPSMSSFFAMHKDIAMQVRSVLDEPSSTNKAPTVFHKILDSKIPEHEKSFNRLASDAGSLVGAATITTSWALTHAVFHLLNNPSCLKKLKTELADALTPASHDHGETILPILEQLPYFTAVIQEALRLSVGVSTRLARVAPDEVLTVKDSTRTEGEWKIPPSTPVSMSQQLILYDERIFPSASAFRPERWIEDPGLIRYQVAFSRGSRACLGKHLALAEMYLLLGGLFSSYGSPEVRMPGDLGYLELYETDKSDIECAVDAFLPLPKVGSKGVRCRVLAWEHAK, encoded by the exons ATGCTACTGCTCCAATATGCCACTTCAGGGTGGCTGGTGGCGACTGCTGTACTGTCACTGTCCCTGTATAGCGTCGCTCTAGTCGTCTACCGACTTTTCTTCAGTCCTATACGGAGATTCCCAGGCCCTCGACTGGCAGCGGCCACCTTCTG GTACGAATTTTACTACGATGTCGTTCTGGGTGGGCAGTACACCTTCCATATTGCTCACCTCCATGAAAAATGCGGCCCTGTCGTCCGAATTAACCCGCACGAACTGCATGTCCACGAGTTCGACTTCTACAATCAACTCTATACTGCAGGAGGACGGACTCGACACAAATGGTACTGGGCGTCGCGGGCATTCGGGGCGGACTTTTCCACCTTTGCAACCGAGCGGCATGAGGATCACAGAATGCGTCGGTCAGCGTTGAACCCGTCCTTTTCCACGGCTCAGGTACGAAAATTAGAGCCACTCATTCAAAGTCGGGTTTATTCCGTCATGAGGAGAGTGAGGCAGTTTAAAGAGGATGGGAGTGTTTTGCCTCTGGACGTGATGTTTGGAGCATTCTCGGCCGGTAGGTTGGAGTCTACAGACCTAGCAAGAGCCATGactgacaaccccaacaaagATGTGATTACCGAGTATGCGTTTCGTCGTCCTGGACGTAAACTCGAGGCTCCTGACTTCGACGATGATTTCCACACAGCCTGCATCAACGGTGGCAAGCAGCTTTTCCTAACACGACAATTCCCTTGGCTGCTCAAAGTGATTCGGACAATTCCTCCTCATATGACACTCAAATTCAACCCTTCCATGTCGTCGTTTTTTGCGATGCACAag GACATTGCGATGCAGGTCAGGTCCGTCCTAGACGAACCCAGTTCCACCAACAAAGCACCCACTGTATTCCACAAGATCCTAGATAGCAAGATTCCCGAGCATGAGAAGTCGTTTAACCGGCTGGCTTCCGACGCAGGCTCGCTAGTCGGCGCAGCGACAATCACCACATCATGGGCGCTTACACATGCCGTATTCCACCTCTTAAATAATCCCAGCTGCCTCAAGAAATTGAAAACCGAACTAGCAGACGCCTTAACCCCCGCTTCCCACGACCACGGCGAGACGATCCTGCCTATATTGGAACAACTCCCATACTTCACTGCCGTGATCCAGGAAGCATTGAGACTATCGGTCGGTGTGTCGACTCGCCTCGCCCGAGTAGCTCCAGACGAGGTCCTCACCGTGAAGGACTCGACAAGGACTGAGGGGGAGTGGAAGATCCCACCCTCAACCCCTGTTTCCATGAGCCAGCAGCTGATCTTGTACGACGAGCGCATCTTCCCGTCTGCATCTGCATTCCGGCCCGAGCGGTGGATCGAAGATCCAGGGCTGATCAGATACCAAGTCGCGTTTTCCAGAGGATCGCGCGCTTGTCTGGGGAAGCATCTGGCTCTTGCGGAGATGTATCTTCTGCTCGGGGGGCTTTTTTCGTCTTATGGTTCGCCGGAGGTCCGGATGCCCGGGGATCTTGGATATCTCGAGTTGTATGAGACGGATAAGAGCGATATTGAATGTGCGGTGGATGCTTTCTTGCCATTGCCAAAGGTTGGAAGCAAGGGGGTTAGATGTAGGGTGTTGGCCTGGGAGCATGCAAAGTAG